The following are from one region of the Microtus pennsylvanicus isolate mMicPen1 chromosome 15, mMicPen1.hap1, whole genome shotgun sequence genome:
- the Gng2 gene encoding guanine nucleotide-binding protein G(I)/G(S)/G(O) subunit gamma-2, whose amino-acid sequence MASNNTASIAQARKLVEQLKMEANIDRIKVSKAAADLMAYCEAHAKEDPLLTPVPASENPFREKKFFCAIL is encoded by the exons ATGGCCAGTAACAACACCGCTAGCATAGCACAAGCCAGGAAACTGGTGGAGCAGCTGAAGATGGAAGCCAACATCGACAGGATAAAG GTGTCCAAGGCGGCTGCAGACTTGATGGCCTACTGTGAGGCACACGCCAAGGAAGACCCGCTGCTGACTCCAGTCCCGGCCTCAGAAAACCCCTTTCGGGAGAAGAAGTTCTTCTGCGCTATCCTTTAa